The sequence CCATTCACATTCTCGTCTCATGAACGAGATTCATGCACCCACACCGGCTGTTCTTAATCGTTCCAATAGTGAGATTGTAagtgattttgattttaattatatgAGTTCACAAATATCAAATGTTAATTAATGGCAATCACAAATTGAACTTAACtgtttgtttttctctttttgcagtgggttagaaGGGATCCAATTAGCTCATTATACTTATACTtcgttaagtcctgagcttcttcgaTAGATGTCTTCTTTGTCTGCCATCCTTTCAGACGGCTTCTGAGAATCTTCTTTACTTACTCCTCCTCTAAGAAGacttttccaagtctcttgagctcatttatgactttggtgaatctagcattcatcTCAGAAATGCCTTCACCTTCCTTCATCTCAAAGAGTTCATAGAGCCTCATATTCTTATTGACCTTTGACTCTTTAACCTTgatggttccttcataggtgacttcCATCTTGTTTCATATCTCCTGGGCTGACTTGcatcctgaaatcttattgtactctacAGCATCTAGGGCataatgaagcatattgatagacGAGGCATTATTTTGGAGCTTCTTTAAGTCATCCTCTAACCATTTATCTTCAGTTTTGAGAGTATTAACTCATTCAACTGTTTCATATGGTTCATAGAGGCATTTTACTATTGccagccaggcactcatgttttgTGCTTGGATGAAGTTATTCATTCTGtttttccagaatgtatagtttgatccaaagaacagaggaggTCTGGTTATTGACAATCCTTCTAGGAGGATTTGAGTTGTCTCATTTCCCGGAGGGAAACATGTGCTATTGGCTGTCGTTTGGGGATCTGGCtgaagatagttttatcttaatAAACAGATCttaggctttgataccacttgttggtcccttgtgagatAAAGTCTAGTTCTAAATGGGGGTGAATAGAACTATTGGGTAAATTTTACTTAATAATAAATTTCTCACAAATTTAGTTCAATATCACAAGACAAGGCAAGCTCTGAATCAGAGGCAAGCTTCAGCAAAGACAAAGCTTGATTCTGCTTTTGAACATTTTGTACAGAGGGCAGCTTAACTGGAAGAGCCTCTGTGTGACTTAAGATTAAACGATATATTGAACACAATAGTCGGAAGCACAAGTTAAGTATATAATCACAAAAGCAAGCAGTATATCAGAAGGAGTAAAGTAAGGAGTTAGAGAAATAGTTACGCAGCGATTTATACcggttcggcctcctgcctacatccagtccctagAATATCTTCTTCTGGGTTTTAATCCGCTAGGGAACTCTTTCAACAGGTATAGCACAAATCCTTACAATAGATACATAGGTTCTGTAAAGTACCGTCCTTTACACTCCACACTCTCTCTTGCTACTCACTTATAACCAAAGTGAACAGAAGAGCTTCTGATCTTTTTAAGCTATTGATAAGTTTGTTCTGACTTAGAACACAATGACAAACTATAAGCTATTACACGAATGAAAATAGTAAATTTGTATAAGCTCTTTTGTTTGCTTTTGGAACTTTAAGGATGATTCTCTCTAGATTTCAGCGTTGATGATCAAGTCCAAATGAAGCAAATGATAGGGCTTGTATAGTGATACTTTGAGGCttggtcattttgaatttcaaaataaccgttggagggaaagaCTCCTTCTGTCGCTTTCATCCTCAACAGTCAGTACAAAAGCCTAACGTTGTGTCTCTCTTTTCCTTCTGTATTTAGGAGACATCGTGCTTCTGATTGCTGCCAGAAGCAGTCTGACTGTTGGCACAAATAAGGTAAAGCTTCCAAGTTGACCAGGGGACAATCCATCTGCTCCTTATACTTCTGTCCAGAGTCAATGTTGATCATGTCAGCTGTGGCTTGATTTTCATCTTTCGGAACAAGTAATCCTACTTTGGTATGGGCTTTGCTTTTGGATCCTTCCAGCTATTGGGCTAAGCTTGGTGTTTGGGCCTTTGATCCAATTCAAAGCCTTTAACtattttcctttctttaattcatttaattaaacacactTAACAAACtattagtccaaataaatcaatatttaatttcaatgTTAACTAATTATggaatattaattttcttttaatatttttgtcataataaaaaattgtgtggaaattgtgtttcaacaataaggTTGGAACTAGCCTATCTAGATCTGACTTTAGAGCCCCGTAGAACTTTTTGGTGATGATATTGGCGGAACTGCCTATGTCACTGAATACTCTATAAACTGTGAGCTATGCATGATCATATCAATCACCAAGGCGTCTTCATGAGCTTGCTTCGGggtattttttaatttaccaAACAAAGACTTAAAGGTTGACTCATGTAGCCATTGTCTATCTTTACAagccctctttctctttgttgTAGGATCTTCAAGTAGCCCTCCGGTTACCACATTAATAACCCCTCAGAGAGCATGCTCTTTGGCTTGCGACTTCTTCCTTTTGGCCTCATGTGTCTTTGTTGACTTTTATAAGAAATGGCCGAGTGTTCCTATTTCCGCCATCTTATCAAGTTCGATTTCTAGCTACCTAAAATCTTTAATATCAGAACCCCTCGCTATTGTGAAAGTCATAGTAGGCCTTATTGCTATGGTGCCCCGAATTTTTCAGCTTTGTGGGGTAGTCAATGTGTTTGTTCTTTTCTACCTAATATAACACCTCTTTCTTTGGGGTTTTGAGAGGTATGGAGTTTTTTCTAGGTTGCTCCTTTTGTCTCATCTGGTCCCTTTCTCTGTCTCCTCTACAGTGTTGTTTAGAACTATTTTCCAGAGCTAGACTATCTTTTGCGCTAGTGTTTCTTAATAAAGGGTTGAGCATGTGGTTGTCCCACTTGACGAAATCTCTAGTCTGTTGCATCAAGTCTAGGAATGCTTTAGGATGTCGTGTGGTTAACTCTTGGGACAAGGCTTCGCTCTAGTAGTTGGTTGTCATAGCATAGCCAGCAACATCTACGGTGAGGTGGCAGTTCTGGATGGAAACCTTCTGAAATCTCTCCACCAACTCTCGAAGAGATTCTCCCAGATCTTGAACCAAGTAGTGAAGGTCCGGAGTAGTTTTGCTTTCAAGAATGGAGATGATAGAGTGCTAAGAGAACATGTTAGCCATCTAGTTAAAAGGCCTAATATATTCAGGAGGCTACTACTTGTACTAGTTCGAGGCTACATCCTTCATAGTGGTTGGGAAGAGGAGGCACGTAACGAAATTAGTGACTATGGTAGTCTCTAGTGCCCTTCTGAAATTCTTGGCATGTATCATTGGGTCTCACATCCCATTATATTTTTCTAAAGAGGGGTATTTAAACCCTCGAGGCATCAACTCCTTCAAGATGCACGCACAAAAAGGGAAGCTAGTATCCGCGACCTTCAGCATTTCGGCATCCAGATTTGAGCCTCCTATCGGGTTTCTCAGTTCCCTTCGAATGAGCTCTTACATTGATTATTTCCACTCAGACTTATAACTCTCCTCTCTATCAGAGGAtgtgtttttatattttgtttgtcGATCTTTATAGGATCTTGGCACAATTGTTTTCTTTCCTCGGCGACTCCTCTCCCCAGAGCTCTCTGCTAGCTTATTTCTTGTACATGGAGACTCAAATTCACTTAGGGATTCTCAGGTCTTGTGTTTACCAATATTAAACCCTCAATTGTAATATTTAtaacgttaaaagtaaaattactccGGATAAAACTATTTTCACACCTTACTTtttctgaaaataaaaaaattaattaatataatatgcATAAATTCAGAAACTAAAAAACTATCCTTATTTATTtacagaaaaaaaaatccacatTGTAACACTCCTAGGCAATGTAATTATTTAAAATCCTCtactataatattaaaaaaaaacactaatcATCAATTAAGAAGACTATACAGAGAAAATCTGCCAAAATTTCATTAAAACTCCCTCAAAGAATGATACAAAATCGGGTTAATTACAGTCATAGtcctttataaattaaaaatagaacAGAATTGCCACAACCCTTTATTTTGTAACAATAATACCCCCCTCTCCCCCGTCTTGCTACAAGGTGTTTGTcgttacaaaataaaaaagtatggTAATTCCGTTCCATTTCTGATAGTTGAAGGACTACCGAGTTTAATTAACCCCGCAAAATATCCGGCTCGGATGAAGCCTGTTAGAGCAGTTTAATTTAATGCAGAGAAAGTGAGAAGTGTTCTTGCTGATTCCAATGCCTTCTCACCTCCAAGTTCCAACACTTTCTCATCCATGAAATCGCCTTCTTCCGCATCCGTTGGCGGCTTAGTCGTGATTCGCTGACTCGATAAACTCTTCGCACTTTTGCAGTgagcatcatcatcatcatccatGGTTACAGTAGAGGGAATAGGAGCGAGACTTTTCGAAACCTTCTGTTTCTTAGAAGCTGGCATGTCGTGATCGTGGTTTCCGACATACGTTATTATGGTTTCTGTTGCATCGTTCGTTAACCTCTCGACATGCTTATGAGCAGTGCATCCTGCGGATGTGCATCTGTAGTAACTCCTATTGTCCGAACAAGGCGAGGCAAAGTATAAGAATATGTGAAGCAATGCAATGCGAAATGCAAAGATCGGTGTGAAAATTCACCTCGAATGAGAATTCGCTTTCACCATTTTCTGACCATATTTGCGCCATCGATAGCCATCGTCGGCGATCACCCCATCAGCAGAAGCATGCACAACTGTCTTCGACTCCCTGTTAGCTTCCGAGACAGACGTTGAATGCACACATCTTTCATTCGACCTGTTTGTCGTCCAGATAGATCTATTTATCAAGTTACAATAACAAACGTAATCAAGTTTCATTATTTACGAGAATCGGGGAGTACCTTTTTCGGCACCCTGGTTCAGAACCGAGCTTTTGTTGGACCTCAGCATCTGTAAACCTGTAAAAGAATGATCATAGATTCATAACACATTGCTTATACAAAGATAAATCTAACCCGAAAATATTTAAAGGAGTCATGGTTTTTCGATTAGCTTACGATTTTTCTAACTCCGGCTTATCACCATTTTGCTCCTCGAACTTAACTCCAGTGTTGCAATTAGAACTACTGGAACTATGTTGTTCAGTTTCGCCCATCTGCACCGATGATTTCCTCGAGTCTTCCGAACGAATAGACAGATCTGCACCATCTACTTTTTGAGCTGAATCAACTTGACTGTCAGCAGTAAGTTTAGCAGCTGCAGCAGGCTCTCTTGTAATGACACGTTTATTTTGAGTGATATCATGATCATGGTGACCCGTATAAATGACATCGATAACATGGCCAGACTGATCGCAGTGCTGAACCTTCTTCTTCGCGTGGCAATCAGAACGCGAACACCTGTAGTAGCTGCGGGAGCTTTTAGAACTCTTCATCTGCTTCTCACCGTACTTCCTCCACCTATACCCATCGGTCGCAGGCATTTCCTTACAGATATGTGAAGGAGTGGTATTATTATCGTCCGGTGCTAACCCAGGCATATCTTTATGAAGCACCGGTGGAGGATTTGGCATTTCAGAAGGCGCAAGCGATGATGCATTTGTAAAAGGGTTTGCGCATTCAGCCGGAACTTTCAACTGAACCCGAGCCACTTTAGGCTTTATGATCCCTACGGCTGCTCCTGTGGATGTCTCATGTCGCTCCTACAACATAAATGACACACGATTTTCAGAATTCAACTTCAATGTACATAGAAACCGGGTAATTAGCCAACACATCAAGGAACGTATAGTTTATAAGAAacgaattagtcacaaattcatcgaCAAAAAATTAGATTCAACAGTCTATTCTTGAAGAGCGATTCTTCACTTTCCGTAGAAGCAATTTCCTTTGGCAGGAGAATCCACGCATTTCTGCCTCTCACCTTTCCGTGTCTAAACAAAAGGCGGATTCCACTCACAAGATCACCAAGATCTTCGACTTAGCTCCCAGAGGTAATAATCCACCCCCACTGAGAGAAAGGAGTCTTATAAAAGACACCACGCCACTCTACGAGGGAAGCCCTCGGGTCAAGTCCTTGCGAGTTCATCCCAAACAAAACGAACCCCTTCTTGCTCTTGGTCAAGAAGAGCAGCCCCGAAACAAAATGCAGGATAAACAACTACAAGAACAGTCAGTTCTTCACTTAACTCAAATGCAGGGAGTCGAGACGATTTACACATCTAATTTACGCCACATGTTTGACATGATTACCATTTTTGTTGCTTTCATATCATACAGATAATTGTATCAAATAACATAACCCAATTATGACACGACAACCCGAATTGATATAAAATTCAAATGTGATTTAATTGCCATATGTCAGCCTAACTAAGAGAATGAAAGAGTTAATTGAAAGGTTCCGTGCCTGTTTTATTCTCCATTCTACGTTGCTCTTAGGATTGATATCAACAACTATTTTAGAAGGAAAATCAACTAATAGCTATCGGCTAACAACAATACGAAAAGTTAACAATAACAACTGAACCAAACATGTAATGACCCAGTCCTTAGAGGGTGGCGATAGGGTGAAAAACCTGAGCAATAAGCGATCCTAAACGATTGTGATAGGGCATTAATAAACTGGATCTCACATCGGAAATAGAAAAAATAGTAAACGGGTATTAGTAAGATGGATTTCCAATATTTTGAGAcgtgttttaaagccgtgagtcCTAATAGTGGGATTTGGGCTGAAGGGTAATGTTGTTACAAAACAGGTCCCAACATAAACTTGCAGGAATccgggaaacgttatttctaaaaacatatggcTAGTAAAGGGAAACAGAAATAGATGGAAGatgagtttccgtgcaacatagatttCAACCATAATCATTACCAGGTTTCTCAAGATAGTAGTATTATGGtcatctatgttgcacggacacggAAATGGAAACAGATGCAGACATGGACACCGAGACGGAGACTGACACTAAAACATAACCCTCACACAAAATAGTCTTAATAAAAAAACGGAAATGGATACCAACACAAAAGGGAAGGCCACCCTTGGTTCAACAGTGAACGTTGTTATCGTGTGACCTCGGTCACGGATTCCAGTCTTAAGGGCCGCCTCTtgccaatacacccttgtggtgggaccctccccggaccctcgcttagtgaggacgcgtagtgcaccgggttACGGACACAAAACGGACCGAAACGCAGAAACTTCAAGTGTCCGTACAACATAGGTGGTCATAAATGAAATTTGACAGTCGGACAGATAAGAAAAACTAAGCTACCAGCTTCCAAGTTTAGGGCTCCAACTTTTGAAAACCTCAACGGCTGAACCGAATCAGAAACATCTCTTTCTatcatcactatcccaaaatcCACAAAATCACAATACTAAACACGCCCAATCCAGATACCAAATCAATCACAAAACAGAGAAACAATGTCCAACAGACCCCCAAAAAATCGAAATAATCAAAACATTCAAAACACAATCCAATAAAGAAAATCAAGACAAACCGCGAGACAAAATAAAACACTCACCTGATACCGAAAAAGAGGAGAATTAGTAGTCAAAACAGTTTTGAGAAGGTTAGAGaaggaaggaaaatcataaGTAGGAAGCGCATTCGAGTAGAGGACACGTGATAAATCCTTCTTATCTTCTGAATCCGCCATTGAGCGAAACAGGGGAGAAACAGAGGATTCAGAAAGGAGGGGATTCTGTATTGATTTTGAAGATGATACTCTGTGAATTGGATTGGGGTTTTGCTGTGTTCGAtaatggaggaagaagaagaaggaggagaaaaGAGAAATCTAGTGTGTTATGGAGATTGAGAGAGACCGAATAAGAGAGGGAACAGAAAAACTGGGGCTTTGCTCTTTTTGACTAATGTTGACCAAAGCGGTTTTGTTTTCTACTTTGATTTGTGTTTGACTATGCAACCTACTTTACTCTTTATTTAatgctctctttctctctctactctCTAGGTTTTAGTCTACTCTCTAGGTTTTAGGTTTTAATGGAGGAATATACTTAAATCTATACTTATTAAATTTTCGCTCCGGAGGATTCTAATAAAACTAAATCTAACGGGATATGAATTCTAATAAAACTATATCTAACAGGATATTCAGATCTAACGTTTTCATTAAATTGTATTGATAGTTATGTAAATTTTCATTTAACTTCATCAAAGTTATTGAATTTCTTTATGGTTCGATGAATATATtcaacttttctttttattcaataaagttATTCCTATCACTTCAAACTAATATAAGGGACCGTTGAAAATAATCGACTTTTACCTTTAACATAATAGCAATAtgagaacaaaaatataaaatatttgtatttacttaataatattctaaggaatATTTTATAGAAACATTATTTATACGTGGATCAATGTTACTCTTCAGATTTGAAAGGTTTATAGGAACAGACAGTATATTTGGCCACGTGTACAAATATCTAATGTCTATCTCAATAGTCATACGACTAGGAAAGTGGAATAGTTGGATCAAGATAAATGGTTGCGCAAAAGACGTGAGGTACAAGACATGGTGCGCCACCTAAGACCAAAACGATCCGAAGGCCTTAGGCCCAATGAAAGGAGGGTATCTGGCAGCACACCTGCTATGTGACGGGGTGCACCACTTGACGTTGTTGTAGTTTGAAGGTTGCAGAACTAACCGAAAGTTGGCACGTGTTCGGTAAGTCATTAGGGCACATTCCTAGGATTATGACAGTTACCCCAGTAGCTGATATAAATAGATGAGATGTGTATTCCATATGAGGTATGTAAACACTGCATTATTATTACCAATATTTCCATTGCCTTCAATCTCCCTTCAACATTTgctaacttaagcatcagagcgGATTCGTCAGACGCCCGCCCCTCTCTGACTAGTTGTTATTCTCATTTCAGGTCAAGGAAGGAGGTTCTAGAAGATTATTCATATTACACGACATCATTGGTGTGGTGAACATAGAGCGATACGTCTTCCACAAGAGCAGATTTCCACCTACTGATCTGTCTCAAGGAGCATCGACCAGTCGACCTCTAGGGCCTATCGTCCAAGAAGAGTGAATGGTAGAATCTCAACCAGATTTTTTATAGGTCTCCCACAACAAACACCATCAGGAACCTATGGACCTCAACACCAACGGTCCCTTGATAAAATTAGTAGGAAGTTTAGTCAAAACCTCAACCCAGGTTATTATGATATAGATGGCATTAGAGCAGAGCATGTAGCAGAAATGGCTGAGACAAAGAAAAAGCTATGAGTGGTGGAAGAGGTTATATGCTTATGAGTGGAGTCTATCACCTCAAAGGCCATGTTCCAGGACCCGTAGTGTtaaaacacatttccacatgattttgatttgacaaaattatttaagttaatctcatgattaagacaattaaatttatgtgctttgatttaattgtactaatgtgtttgttcaatgttgagtataattataaatgaaaacagaaataaaaagtaagacatgacgaagtcagcacaagccacagaagctgagtagaacacaactcagcatcatagaagaaGAGTCTTCCTCAGAAcaaaacgcttgaagacgaagctgaccgaagaagctgagtagaacgtaactcagcctCATCAAAGgcaaagatcgaaggcaacgtctattaCATTAAGCTGAGTATTCATaaggacagcgccaatgatccgttaactaaaagacaagatcagacagagatctgcgccaattcagaagctttggaattacgcaaagagacagtttcgagatgcataGGGTCAACTGGCATTCgactaaaagacgaaactggtgctagaagacgaacctgacggaagaagacaagcctgacgcctgctaaaatcagaagacaggattggtttgcaaaactgtatgctgaccagtgaatgacgtaAGAAGAccatttgaattcaacggattgattcgaattcaaatgattgaggcatcagatttcattataaaaggacaagttcatctcttggatcctttgccgaaatacaaaaagaaagagcatacatacaagcacatacaaacaagaaaagcaaaattcttacacccaaatcctatctctgtgtaaaagtctagattgaatttgtattcatctaaagtgtttttcatctagaaagaacaaatttgtatcaattgtaaagattgagagagtggtgctgagtactcggttttagtactcagcggtagagaaattcgagtgttcggttatagcactcagtagggttgagtagacgaatagaggacggtactcttgcatactcaattgcttgtaatcggtttgtgctctacctttaaagagctcaatagtggattgaaaaagcccggaaggattctagggactggacgtaggcggagaggccgaaccaggataagtctgctgagtaatttctaaccctttctctcaatatatatatatatatatatatgtatgtatgtatgtatgtatgtgttgcttgcttaaattgctcaggatataaactGTATAAGctaacactgagtaatcagagtgctgagttggaagctgaccttcaGTGTTAACTCTCAACTCACatgtaaaacggttctagtcagcatatgactaaagctgtcttacatctcgctcggccttgctgaccaaaactgagtaaagtaatttaaagaactaaattaagtcagcataattaagcgaaaaagttacattagttcctaaccccccccccccccttggaactatcttgagctcactactcaaagataaaactatcttgagctgatccctgtaaatggctgagaacagcactcgtttccttcctggaaatcaaacgacacagatactccctgagggattatctattagtcggcctcccttgttcttcagatcaaattatacattttggaagaacatgatgaaaatttttattcaggctacaaacatgagtgcgtggcttgcaatagtccaaggcccgtttgtgccttacaaaatggtaaacaacaagaaagttgttaaaagtgaaactgagtggtcagaagatgaccttagaaaattacaaaataacgcttcgggtatcaatatgcttcactgtgcgttagatgctgtagagtacaataaaatttcaggttgcgagtcagcacaggaaatatggaagaagctggaagtgacttatgaaggtaccagcaaggtcaaggaatcaaaggtgaaccaacacatgagattatacgagctgttcgagatgaacgacaatgaagacatctctgaaatgaacgcaagattcaccaacattataaataagctgaagagactcggcaagaacttcatagaagaagaagatgtgaagaaaatcttgagaagtctacccaagagctggcaagctaagaagacagttgtggaagaagctcaagacctgaccatatataaatatgatgagctcataggatctctgctgacccacgaaatttcaatgaagaactttgaagctaaagaaaagtcagaggacaagaagcaaaaatcacttgtcatgaaagttgactcaacagaagctgactcatcagatgatgaggagatggccatgtttacaataaagatgaagaagctgctcagaaagaatgacaagaacaacaaaaggccattcagaagaagcgataaatacaaagctgagcccagtgacagcagatacaaaaaggacagctccaagcctgtcacatgttttgaatgccatcaaaatgggcatattaaatcaagctgtcccactctgaagaaagaaaagaaaggcagcagaaaggcaatggtggcaatcttgagtgacagtgatgagtcaacctcatcagaagctgatgc comes from Euphorbia lathyris chromosome 8, ddEupLath1.1, whole genome shotgun sequence and encodes:
- the LOC136202100 gene encoding probable WRKY transcription factor 32, with protein sequence MADSEDKKDLSRVLYSNALPTYDFPSFSNLLKTVLTTNSPLFRYQERHETSTGAAVGIIKPKVARVQLKVPAECANPFTNASSLAPSEMPNPPPVLHKDMPGLAPDDNNTTPSHICKEMPATDGYRWRKYGEKQMKSSKSSRSYYRCSRSDCHAKKKVQHCDQSGHVIDVIYTGHHDHDITQNKRVITREPAAAAKLTADSQVDSAQKVDGADLSIRSEDSRKSSVQMGETEQHSSSSSNCNTGVKFEEQNGDKPELEKSFTDAEVQQKLGSEPGCRKRSNERCVHSTSVSEANRESKTVVHASADGVIADDGYRWRKYGQKMVKANSHSRSYYRCTSAGCTAHKHVERLTNDATETIITYVGNHDHDMPASKKQKVSKSLAPIPSTVTMDDDDDAHCKSAKSLSSQRITTKPPTDAEEGDFMDEKVLELGGEKALESARTLLTFSALN